The nucleotide window CTGCTAGCCAAGCCAACCCGCCGGCGGTGTACAACAGGGATATCCCCAATGATGTCTTAGGGTATAACTTCACGTTACATCACCTCAAGGTAACCGTACATGTATGAGTGTCCTACTCCACAGTATTCAGCACAATGGAAAGTATAGTTTCCGGGGGTAGTGGGGGCGAAGAAAAACGAGTAGCTGTCTATCCCAGGAACTATGTTCACGTTTTGCGTCCCGTGGGGTAGTCTAATGTAAAAGGCGTGGACTACGTTATTGCTGTATAGGATAAACTCCACTGGTTGCCCAGGGTAGACCTTCACGTATGGGAAGCCGTCTACGTAAGTTATTACTTGTGAGGTAACAGGTACCTTAACTAGAGTTCCGTTAGCGGTATAGAGCAACTCGGTCGCGTTCTGTGGTACCCAAGCCCACTGTACCCCCTCCATATATATGACGACTGTGCCATTGGGCAGGGGTTTTGGCAATCCACTGGCTAGAGGTAAACCATACCTGTACGTGGCCGTGCTACCGGAGACCACTCCAAAAAAAGAGTAAGCCACGAAAGCGGCGACAATAACCAACATGACTACGAACCAGATTTTTTCCCAGTCTCTTCCTTCACTCAACTTTGGTCAGAATGAAAAGACGTCTTAAAAAGTTAAAAAGCTTTTCTCTTTTATTACTTTCTAAATAAAACCTCAGTTTTAATATAAAATTAAACGGCATTTTTCCTCATTATAAGGTAGAACGCTATCCCTCCAAGTATTGCTATTCCCGCCAGGGCGAAACCAAAGACCTCCTCGAAAGATATGCTGCTCAATGATGCGTAGGTCGACGCTATGAACGCTATCATATTGATCAATTTAAAATGTTTTAAAACATTTAAAAATCTTTTGGTTTTCCTGTATTTAGAGAACAAAACCTTGGTAACTGTGGCGGTCACTGCACGTAGGGCGTAGTCACTGAGGTGGAGGAAACTATTACACCCCACATACCGGCAGCTGCGTGGCCTTCAATTCCGC belongs to Metallosphaera tengchongensis and includes:
- the soxA gene encoding proton pump complex quinol oxidase subunit SoxA produces the protein MSEGRDWEKIWFVVMLVIVAAFVAYSFFGVVSGSTATYRYGLPLASGLPKPLPNGTVVIYMEGVQWAWVPQNATELLYTANGTLVKVPVTSQVITYVDGFPYVKVYPGQPVEFILYSNNVVHAFYIRLPHGTQNVNIVPGIDSYSFFFAPTTPGNYTFHCAEYCGVGHSYMYGYLEVM
- a CDS encoding LPXTG cell wall anchor domain-containing protein produces the protein MIAFIASTYASLSSISFEEVFGFALAGIAILGGIAFYLIMRKNAV